Proteins encoded together in one Sulfitobacter pontiacus window:
- a CDS encoding tyrosine-type recombinase/integrase, with the protein MTKRELPKHVYKQRNGLYFQRRGWPSRKFENGFGTTEFWQEYALILSGAETPQRVTFRNFTALTKSYRKSARYVRLKPRTAMDYDKYLDFFLSIMADANPSHMKRKDVIRLRDTNADKPYFANYAIRVLRILMEHCVDLGWRDDNPAKGVAEIKTQKSEREPWPRELLDVYRASCSIESRERLVMELCVGTGQRIGDVLEMRWSDIQDGAVFVRQNKTSKELWVPILPELQTALDAASRHSLFILTNERGTNRWSYRGASQAVRKVREQIGALDFDIHSWRYNAACELLEAGCDDDLIAAVTGQSPAMVMHYTKKVRQKIRARQAQQKRTEQKQNV; encoded by the coding sequence ATGACAAAACGTGAGCTGCCAAAACACGTCTACAAACAGCGGAACGGTCTTTATTTTCAACGGCGTGGTTGGCCATCGAGAAAATTCGAGAACGGCTTTGGAACCACAGAATTCTGGCAGGAATACGCTCTAATCCTTTCCGGCGCAGAGACACCCCAACGGGTAACCTTCCGGAATTTTACGGCCCTCACAAAAAGCTACCGAAAATCGGCCAGATATGTTCGGCTTAAGCCTCGCACGGCTATGGACTACGACAAGTATCTAGACTTTTTTCTCTCCATCATGGCTGACGCAAACCCAAGCCACATGAAACGGAAAGACGTAATCCGGCTCCGAGATACCAATGCTGACAAACCATATTTTGCCAATTACGCGATCCGCGTTTTGCGCATCCTGATGGAACACTGCGTCGATTTGGGTTGGAGAGACGACAACCCAGCCAAGGGTGTTGCGGAAATCAAAACTCAGAAGAGCGAACGTGAACCTTGGCCCAGAGAGCTTCTCGACGTGTACCGCGCCTCTTGCTCGATAGAGTCCAGAGAGCGCCTTGTTATGGAGCTTTGCGTCGGAACAGGGCAACGGATCGGAGATGTTCTTGAAATGCGTTGGTCTGATATTCAGGACGGTGCGGTGTTTGTTCGTCAAAACAAAACCAGTAAAGAACTTTGGGTTCCGATCCTGCCTGAACTTCAAACGGCGTTGGACGCAGCCAGCCGCCACTCCTTGTTCATTCTCACAAATGAACGGGGGACGAATCGTTGGTCTTATCGTGGGGCATCCCAAGCTGTCCGTAAAGTGAGAGAGCAGATTGGAGCCTTAGACTTCGACATTCACAGCTGGCGCTATAACGCTGCATGCGAACTGCTCGAAGCGGGCTGCGATGATGATTTGATTGCCGCCGTTACAGGCCAAAGCCCGGCTATGGTCATGCACTATACAAAGAAGGTTCGCCAGAAAATCAGAGCGCGTCAGGCGCAGCAAAAGCGAACAGAACAAAAACAGAATGTTTAG
- a CDS encoding nucleotidyl transferase AbiEii/AbiGii toxin family protein: MNTPSPSRWSDLFDVALSIIEQVNKEMPVIDRWTLGGGTALMLQIDHRESHDVDLFLDDPQLMPYLNPETQGFDLSIRPSSYTSDGTQSLKIVFDEVGEIDVICCGWLTDDYSINREINGHPTLLEKPSEIIAKKVFYRGWSLQARDMFDIAAVRQVYGDDYVVEALSPFPKQVALAQSVAERLNRDLALGILSGLTVRGAFSELIGFAQTSTIEILSKVSK, encoded by the coding sequence ATGAATACGCCGAGTCCGAGTCGCTGGAGCGACCTTTTTGACGTAGCCTTGTCTATTATTGAACAAGTAAACAAAGAAATGCCCGTCATAGATCGGTGGACTTTGGGCGGGGGGACAGCACTTATGTTGCAAATCGATCACCGCGAAAGTCATGATGTGGATCTTTTCTTAGATGATCCACAGCTGATGCCGTATTTAAACCCTGAGACACAAGGTTTCGATCTTTCAATACGCCCTAGCAGTTACACATCAGACGGTACACAGTCACTTAAAATTGTGTTCGACGAAGTTGGCGAAATCGATGTAATTTGTTGTGGCTGGTTGACCGATGACTATTCAATCAATCGGGAGATCAATGGCCATCCAACACTCCTTGAAAAGCCCAGTGAAATAATCGCCAAAAAGGTGTTTTACCGGGGTTGGAGCTTACAGGCTCGGGATATGTTCGATATCGCAGCTGTGCGGCAAGTCTACGGTGATGACTACGTTGTCGAAGCTCTTTCACCGTTTCCAAAGCAGGTAGCGCTTGCGCAAAGTGTTGCAGAACGCCTGAACCGCGACTTAGCCCTAGGCATCCTCTCCGGGCTAACGGTCCGTGGCGCGTTCTCTGAGCTGATCGGTTTTGCGCAGACATCTACGATCGAAATCCTTTCAAAGGTTTCTAAGTAG
- a CDS encoding phage late control D family protein, with translation MGLMDFRPLVQVTINGVPLSGFVFSQLSSVRVSDTAGFISDTAEITFANTSPLSRFAMPEPGAEVAIALGYLGEFLQMGLYIADEVEESSAPRMITAVCRAKAQGETQSGFAPISQQKSRSWPAGMTLKAIATTIAGDNGLEPAVTEAAGSIVPGHIDQLDESDLSVLTRIAVLHDLVAKPAGGVLYVGRRAEGVKASGQPTATVVLQEADVTRWSMRRGLSEATGTIIATYRDLETAEDVEVKVGDAEPVRRLRQRFRSEEEARAVATAESRRAGRAKETLEVELPGNPSIAAEGRLIPIGFSAAASGVWVVKTATHEVSEGGYRTMAQCERPE, from the coding sequence ATGGGGTTGATGGATTTCCGGCCATTGGTCCAGGTTACGATCAACGGGGTGCCGCTGTCGGGGTTCGTGTTCTCGCAGTTGAGTTCGGTGCGCGTGTCCGACACGGCCGGCTTCATCTCCGATACTGCTGAGATTACTTTCGCCAATACCTCGCCGCTGTCGCGCTTTGCCATGCCAGAGCCGGGGGCCGAGGTCGCTATCGCCCTGGGGTATCTCGGGGAGTTCTTGCAGATGGGGCTCTATATTGCCGATGAGGTCGAGGAGAGCTCGGCCCCTCGCATGATCACGGCTGTGTGCCGTGCCAAGGCGCAAGGCGAGACACAGAGCGGCTTTGCCCCGATTAGCCAGCAGAAGTCCCGGTCGTGGCCGGCCGGGATGACGCTGAAGGCGATCGCCACCACCATTGCCGGCGACAACGGGCTCGAGCCGGCCGTGACCGAGGCCGCTGGATCCATCGTGCCAGGTCACATCGATCAGCTGGACGAAAGCGACCTGTCGGTTCTGACGCGGATTGCGGTGCTGCATGACCTCGTTGCCAAGCCGGCCGGTGGCGTTCTCTATGTCGGGCGCAGGGCGGAGGGGGTGAAAGCCTCGGGGCAGCCAACGGCGACAGTGGTGCTGCAGGAGGCAGATGTCACCCGCTGGTCGATGCGCCGGGGGCTCAGCGAGGCAACCGGTACAATCATCGCCACCTATCGGGATCTCGAGACAGCCGAAGATGTAGAGGTAAAGGTCGGGGACGCGGAGCCGGTGCGCCGGCTGCGCCAGCGGTTCCGATCCGAGGAAGAGGCGCGCGCCGTCGCTACGGCTGAGTCGCGCCGTGCCGGCCGCGCAAAGGAGACGCTCGAGGTGGAGCTGCCTGGCAACCCTTCAATCGCAGCCGAGGGGCGCTTGATTCCGATCGGGTTCAGCGCGGCCGCATCCGGCGTTTGGGTTGTGAAAACAGCAACCCATGAAGTCTCCGAAGGGGGCTATCGTACGATGGCCCAATGCGAGCGGCCGGAGTAG
- a CDS encoding tail protein X: MTAVSDLYFVSSEGDVLDQVVAAQYGDTLGGKVEAVLAANPGLGALGAVLDPGVRIRLPDLETSEPSETAQLWG; the protein is encoded by the coding sequence ATGACGGCGGTGTCCGATCTCTACTTCGTTTCTTCTGAGGGCGATGTCCTGGACCAGGTCGTGGCCGCGCAATACGGGGATACCCTGGGCGGCAAGGTGGAGGCGGTTCTTGCCGCTAACCCAGGTCTGGGCGCGCTGGGCGCTGTGCTGGATCCTGGCGTTCGCATCCGGTTGCCGGATCTAGAAACCTCAGAACCTTCTGAAACGGCGCAGCTATGGGGTTGA
- a CDS encoding phage tail protein translates to MAEVMMQLGFFQFSLDNAAYQRLSRSAEYRWARQARIGTNDALQFTGLGPETVELEGVIYPHFRGGLKQIDKMRTQASLGLPLPLVSGIGKVLGLWVVEGVTEGQEVFASQGIPHRQEFTMRMARYDGGVRSLLRFF, encoded by the coding sequence ATGGCAGAAGTCATGATGCAGCTCGGGTTCTTCCAGTTCTCCCTGGATAACGCAGCCTACCAGCGTCTCAGTCGATCGGCCGAGTATCGGTGGGCCCGGCAGGCGCGGATCGGGACCAATGATGCGCTGCAGTTCACCGGCCTGGGCCCGGAGACTGTGGAGCTCGAGGGCGTGATCTATCCCCATTTCAGGGGCGGGCTGAAGCAGATCGATAAGATGCGCACACAGGCCAGCCTCGGGCTGCCACTGCCGTTGGTGTCTGGCATCGGTAAGGTGCTGGGCCTGTGGGTCGTGGAGGGCGTCACCGAGGGGCAGGAAGTCTTTGCCTCGCAGGGCATCCCGCATCGGCAAGAGTTTACAATGAGGATGGCAAGATATGACGGCGGTGTCCGATCTCTACTTCGTTTCTTCTGA
- a CDS encoding phage tail assembly protein, with translation MDNQNKPAWLVENDDGSLTINFESRPPKIDGTEVKSLKMREPFVDDQLAADSAGSSSALSEISLISNLCEISPEAVRSMTMRQYSRLQTALSVFIG, from the coding sequence ATGGACAATCAAAATAAGCCGGCTTGGCTGGTCGAAAATGACGATGGGTCGCTCACGATCAACTTTGAAAGCCGGCCGCCGAAGATCGACGGGACGGAAGTCAAAAGCCTGAAGATGCGCGAGCCGTTCGTTGATGATCAGCTGGCTGCGGATTCTGCCGGTTCCAGCAGCGCGCTTTCCGAAATCTCGCTGATTTCCAACCTGTGTGAAATCTCACCGGAAGCTGTGCGCTCGATGACAATGCGCCAGTACAGCCGGCTGCAGACGGCGCTCTCGGTTTTTATTGGCTGA
- a CDS encoding phage major tail tube protein, which produces MAAEDILKYLNLFVDGRGHAGKIEEYSPPDLTVSTEEFRGGGMDAPIDLDMGQEKMTTSFVLTSYDRDVLSLWGIKDGSVVQLTARGSLESLDGTKTAVAHHMHGKIISVARGTWGSGAKPSLTFTVSLRYYREVQGGVDINEIDVVNMVRKVRGVDQLAEHRANIGL; this is translated from the coding sequence ATGGCTGCTGAAGATATCCTGAAATATCTAAATCTGTTCGTTGATGGCCGTGGCCATGCGGGCAAGATCGAGGAATACAGTCCCCCCGATCTGACGGTCTCGACCGAAGAGTTCCGCGGGGGCGGCATGGACGCGCCCATCGATCTCGACATGGGCCAAGAGAAGATGACCACGTCCTTCGTGCTCACGTCCTACGACCGTGATGTGCTGTCCCTCTGGGGCATCAAAGACGGCTCGGTGGTTCAGCTGACGGCGCGCGGGTCGCTTGAAAGCCTGGATGGCACCAAGACGGCCGTGGCGCATCACATGCACGGCAAGATCATCTCGGTGGCGCGCGGTACCTGGGGTTCGGGGGCGAAGCCGTCGCTGACCTTCACGGTGAGCCTGCGGTACTACCGCGAGGTCCAAGGTGGCGTCGATATCAACGAGATCGATGTCGTCAATATGGTGCGCAAGGTGCGCGGCGTGGATCAGCTCGCCGAGCACCGCGCAAACATCGGCCTGTAA
- a CDS encoding phage tail sheath C-terminal domain-containing protein, with product MAFLHGVEVIEIDAGPRPIQTVKSSVIGIVGTAPDADPDAFPLNTPVLVAGSRKEAAGLDTEGTALGTLPAAMDGIFDQIGAVVIVVRVEEGGTEAESLANVIGGVNAVDGNFEGVHALVGAESVVGFSPRILIAPGFTHQRSEGNANPVVAELQGIGDRLRAVIIADGPNTNDADAITAAGDFGSDRIYLIDPWHKVMVGSDIVLVPASSRVAGLIAKVDNDTGFWASPSNNLLGGVIGTSRPVDFKLGDASARANLLNEAKVATTIRQNGYRLWGNRTLTDDTKWIFLSVRRTADIINDSLLRAHLWAVDRGITKTYVSDVEESVNAYLRDLVALGAILGGRCWADPDLNSAANIQLGKVFFNFDFTPVYPAEHITFRSHLVNDYIEEVFN from the coding sequence ATGGCATTTCTTCACGGCGTCGAGGTCATCGAGATCGATGCAGGTCCACGTCCCATTCAGACGGTCAAGTCATCCGTCATCGGCATTGTGGGCACCGCCCCCGACGCCGATCCTGATGCCTTCCCCCTAAACACACCGGTCCTGGTCGCCGGCTCGCGCAAAGAAGCCGCCGGCCTGGATACCGAGGGTACGGCGCTTGGAACTTTGCCGGCGGCGATGGACGGCATCTTCGACCAGATCGGCGCGGTCGTCATCGTTGTGCGGGTTGAAGAGGGAGGCACTGAAGCTGAAAGCCTCGCCAATGTCATCGGTGGCGTGAACGCGGTTGATGGCAACTTTGAAGGGGTTCATGCTCTGGTCGGGGCAGAGAGCGTTGTCGGGTTTTCCCCGCGCATCTTGATCGCGCCTGGCTTCACCCACCAACGCTCCGAAGGCAACGCAAACCCGGTCGTTGCGGAGCTGCAGGGGATCGGTGACCGTCTGCGCGCTGTCATCATCGCCGATGGGCCCAACACCAACGATGCCGACGCGATCACCGCGGCCGGCGACTTCGGGTCGGATCGCATCTATCTGATCGATCCTTGGCACAAGGTTATGGTCGGGTCCGATATCGTGTTGGTACCGGCTTCGTCCCGTGTTGCCGGCTTGATTGCCAAGGTGGATAACGACACCGGGTTCTGGGCATCGCCATCCAACAATCTGTTGGGCGGCGTGATCGGTACCAGCCGGCCGGTTGACTTTAAGCTGGGCGATGCGAGTGCGCGCGCCAATCTGCTGAACGAGGCCAAGGTTGCCACGACGATCCGCCAGAATGGTTATCGTCTTTGGGGCAACCGGACCCTGACCGATGATACCAAGTGGATCTTCCTCAGCGTTCGTCGCACAGCCGACATCATCAACGACTCGCTGCTGCGCGCCCACCTCTGGGCCGTCGATCGGGGCATCACCAAAACCTACGTCTCGGACGTCGAGGAGAGCGTGAATGCCTACCTTCGGGATCTGGTCGCCTTGGGTGCAATCCTGGGCGGGCGGTGCTGGGCCGACCCGGACCTGAACTCGGCCGCAAATATCCAGCTCGGCAAAGTGTTCTTCAACTTTGATTTTACCCCGGTCTATCCGGCCGAGCATATCACGTTCCGTTCGCACCTGGTGAACGACTACATCGAGGAGGTGTTTAACTGA
- a CDS encoding phage tail protein, whose product MPTTILTDIAEAKITQAAGSGSQVAITHVALGDGNGASYNGDFDQTYLRRERVRVPIERRHIVSPNAWRVKAEFGAETVAFDVREAGFFDADGDLIALCTFPAAEVRRTGAIVYLIDHVLNFSRVAEGLIIVDAPDDDLFDHVVTNLETQVIFATEQFDQRIAIRALQAAN is encoded by the coding sequence ATGCCCACCACCATTCTCACTGATATCGCCGAGGCGAAAATCACCCAGGCTGCCGGTTCGGGGTCGCAAGTTGCGATCACCCATGTGGCGTTGGGGGACGGCAACGGGGCCAGCTACAACGGCGACTTTGACCAGACCTATTTGCGACGGGAACGTGTCCGGGTGCCGATCGAGCGCCGGCATATTGTCTCGCCGAATGCATGGCGCGTAAAGGCCGAGTTTGGTGCTGAGACGGTCGCATTCGATGTGCGCGAGGCGGGGTTTTTCGACGCCGATGGGGATCTGATCGCGCTTTGCACGTTTCCCGCGGCCGAGGTCCGCCGTACAGGCGCGATTGTCTATCTGATCGACCACGTTTTGAACTTCAGCCGTGTCGCGGAGGGTCTCATCATCGTTGATGCTCCAGATGACGATCTGTTCGATCACGTCGTCACAAATCTTGAAACCCAAGTGATTTTTGCGACGGAGCAGTTCGACCAACGGATCGCAATCCGCGCGCTGCAAGCTGCTAACTAA
- a CDS encoding phage tail protein I, with protein sequence MSDLPTILPPNAQEIERELEQLSGRLVGFGDPIAGLWDASLCPEHLLSYLAWAFSVEVWDSAWPENQKRQVLVYAVQVHRAKGTIGAVRRALAGIGFDAEIAEWFEYGGDPHTFRIDAYGDDVFAAGMSIDVSLLTLITSILVNLKPQRSHFELRIGERFDTAVYARAGARGRTRSDLSHDPNPRTRVSVGTTHMRVGARSRQISTVYHDVQPRDAA encoded by the coding sequence ATGTCTGATCTGCCCACCATTTTGCCGCCAAATGCGCAAGAGATTGAGCGCGAGCTGGAGCAGCTCTCCGGCCGCTTGGTCGGGTTTGGCGATCCGATCGCCGGCCTCTGGGATGCATCGCTGTGTCCTGAGCATCTGCTCTCCTATTTGGCGTGGGCGTTTTCCGTTGAGGTTTGGGACAGCGCTTGGCCTGAGAACCAAAAGCGACAGGTGCTGGTCTATGCGGTGCAGGTTCACCGGGCAAAGGGTACGATCGGGGCTGTTCGCCGCGCGCTCGCGGGCATCGGATTTGACGCCGAGATTGCGGAATGGTTTGAGTACGGTGGGGATCCGCATACGTTTCGGATTGATGCCTACGGGGACGATGTGTTCGCGGCGGGCATGTCGATCGACGTCAGCTTGCTCACGCTCATCACATCGATCCTGGTCAACCTGAAGCCTCAGCGCTCCCATTTTGAGCTTCGCATTGGGGAGCGGTTCGATACGGCCGTCTATGCCCGTGCCGGCGCGCGCGGCCGTACGCGCTCCGATCTGAGCCATGACCCCAATCCCCGGACGCGCGTGTCGGTCGGGACCACGCACATGCGTGTCGGGGCGCGGTCGCGCCAGATTAGCACAGTTTATCATGATGTTCAGCCAAGGGATGCCGCCTAA
- a CDS encoding baseplate J/gp47 family protein — MSAFTAINLERLPAPEIIDRKDFETILAEIKAWLVARDPSLAPIMGLESEPITKVLEAWAYRELLLRAEIDDAGRGNMLAFAGGAQLDHLAAFYGVERAVIQPADPAALPPVPAVLEDDVRFRSRVQLALEGFTTAGPRGSYVFWGLSASSLVKDISVESPSPGQVLVTVLSDEGDGSGHAALIQTVSDKLNDEDIRPLTDQVIVQGASIVPYQLEAVLTLYEGPDADVVRAAAEASVSAFVWDQHRLGHDITVSGLHAALHLAGVQKVTLVSPGADLEVDASEAAYCTSVSVTVGGRDV; from the coding sequence ATGAGCGCGTTCACGGCAATCAATCTTGAGCGACTGCCCGCTCCGGAGATCATCGATCGCAAGGACTTTGAGACGATCCTGGCGGAAATCAAGGCATGGCTGGTCGCGCGCGATCCAAGCCTCGCACCGATCATGGGGTTGGAGAGCGAGCCGATCACCAAGGTGCTTGAAGCTTGGGCATATCGCGAGCTGCTGTTGCGCGCTGAAATTGATGATGCCGGCCGCGGCAACATGCTGGCGTTCGCAGGTGGCGCGCAGCTGGACCATCTGGCGGCGTTCTACGGTGTTGAGCGCGCGGTAATCCAGCCGGCCGATCCTGCGGCACTGCCGCCTGTGCCGGCCGTGCTCGAGGATGACGTCCGGTTCCGCTCGCGGGTGCAGCTGGCGCTTGAGGGGTTCACCACGGCCGGCCCGCGCGGGTCGTATGTGTTCTGGGGGCTGTCGGCCTCGTCCTTGGTGAAAGACATCAGCGTTGAATCGCCATCGCCTGGGCAAGTCTTGGTCACCGTGCTGTCGGATGAAGGCGACGGAAGCGGGCATGCTGCGCTGATCCAGACGGTGTCTGATAAGCTCAATGACGAAGACATCCGGCCGCTGACAGATCAAGTCATCGTCCAGGGCGCATCGATCGTGCCGTATCAGCTCGAGGCCGTGCTGACGCTGTATGAGGGGCCCGATGCCGATGTTGTGCGCGCGGCCGCGGAAGCGTCCGTATCTGCGTTCGTTTGGGACCAGCATCGCTTAGGTCACGACATCACGGTATCTGGATTGCATGCGGCGCTGCACTTGGCGGGTGTGCAGAAGGTTACCCTGGTCAGCCCCGGCGCTGATTTGGAGGTTGATGCATCTGAGGCTGCCTATTGTACGTCGGTATCCGTAACGGTCGGGGGGCGTGATGTCTGA
- a CDS encoding GPW/gp25 family protein, with amino-acid sequence MYGISALTGRKLGGIDHLRQSIRDILTTPIGSRVMRRDYGSRLFDLIDAPYSSATKLAIIAATAEALITWEPRIDVDTVTLRTFEPGKIIIDLSGRYLPDGREVTIAGIEVG; translated from the coding sequence ATGTATGGGATCAGCGCACTCACAGGCCGTAAATTGGGCGGCATCGACCACCTCCGGCAATCCATCCGGGATATCCTGACGACCCCGATCGGGTCGCGGGTGATGCGGCGCGACTATGGCTCCCGTTTGTTCGATCTTATCGATGCGCCGTATTCTTCGGCGACCAAGCTAGCGATCATCGCGGCGACGGCCGAGGCGTTGATCACATGGGAGCCGCGTATCGATGTGGACACTGTGACGCTCCGGACCTTTGAGCCTGGCAAAATTATCATTGATCTCAGCGGCCGCTACCTACCCGACGGCCGCGAAGTCACCATCGCGGGGATCGAGGTCGGATGA
- a CDS encoding phage baseplate assembly protein: MSEFTLSQLMQAVERMIMVATVTVRDGDRAKVKWADGAESDWLKIAQLGSEQLKFWIPPSVGTQVVVLSPGGNTAHGIIYPGPFAGGVPAGNFAGTITGAGDVVASEISLVSHVHGGIQPGPSDTGGPK; encoded by the coding sequence ATGTCTGAGTTCACCTTATCGCAGCTGATGCAGGCCGTGGAGCGGATGATCATGGTGGCCACGGTCACGGTGCGCGATGGCGATCGGGCCAAGGTCAAATGGGCTGACGGGGCGGAGAGCGATTGGCTCAAGATTGCGCAGCTCGGATCGGAGCAGCTGAAATTCTGGATCCCGCCAAGTGTCGGCACTCAGGTGGTGGTCCTGTCTCCGGGTGGCAACACGGCGCATGGCATCATTTACCCTGGTCCGTTCGCGGGTGGTGTGCCGGCCGGCAACTTTGCCGGCACGATCACCGGTGCCGGCGATGTCGTGGCATCTGAGATCAGCTTGGTGTCTCATGTGCATGGGGGCATTCAGCCTGGGCCTAGCGACACCGGCGGTCCGAAGTAG
- a CDS encoding head-tail joining protein: MPHPDWEDISAFFEVEEFATKASITRASEKVADVLGIFDDPSQMATLGEFEFDGPGPRFVCCEDDVSQVLRGDTAVIEGRTFDILEEPQLDGTGIATLILAVPNVIYNAGL, encoded by the coding sequence ATGCCCCATCCCGATTGGGAGGACATCTCCGCTTTTTTCGAGGTCGAGGAATTTGCCACCAAGGCAAGTATCACCAGGGCGTCGGAAAAAGTGGCAGATGTCCTTGGCATTTTTGACGATCCGAGCCAGATGGCGACCCTGGGCGAGTTCGAGTTCGACGGTCCTGGGCCGCGGTTCGTTTGCTGTGAAGACGATGTGTCGCAGGTTTTGCGCGGCGACACGGCCGTGATCGAGGGGCGCACCTTTGATATTCTGGAAGAGCCACAGTTGGACGGTACGGGGATCGCCACGCTGATCCTGGCGGTGCCGAATGTGATCTACAATGCTGGCCTTTGA
- a CDS encoding Rho termination factor N-terminal domain-containing protein gives MAEKTVKVKITSAIAIAGKIKTPGTTVEIGEDLAKNLISRGRAELAKGKAAKAEGDLGKMKVADLKVIAAELEIDGYDGMNQAKLIAAIEEARDA, from the coding sequence ATGGCTGAAAAGACAGTGAAAGTTAAAATCACCTCCGCGATCGCGATTGCGGGCAAAATCAAAACGCCTGGCACCACGGTGGAGATCGGTGAGGATCTGGCAAAGAACCTGATCAGCCGCGGCCGCGCCGAGCTGGCGAAGGGTAAGGCTGCCAAAGCTGAAGGCGATCTGGGCAAGATGAAGGTCGCGGACCTGAAGGTCATTGCGGCCGAGCTTGAGATTGACGGGTATGACGGCATGAACCAGGCCAAGCTGATTGCCGCCATCGAAGAAGCGCGCGACGCGTAA